The following proteins come from a genomic window of Streptomyces sp. Sge12:
- the lipB gene encoding lipoyl(octanoyl) transferase LipB — MAELGFVHLGFGPESVEYTVAWEEQRRVHAARFADEIEDTCLLLEHLPVYTAGRRTDPSERPLDGTPVVDVDRGGKITWHGPGQLVGYPIMKLPRPVDVVAHVRRLEEALIRTAAEFGLETTRVEGRSGVWVLGDPVEERPAIGGLSLDFDPRIGDEEFDPRLNGPEYAPSNAGQRREDRKLAAIGIRVAKGVTMHGFAINVNPDSTWFDRIIPCGIRDAGVTSLSYELGREITIAEVLPVAERHLKDVLEHAELRPREIESVAGA, encoded by the coding sequence GTGGCTGAGCTTGGGTTTGTCCATCTGGGCTTCGGACCGGAATCCGTCGAGTACACCGTGGCCTGGGAAGAGCAGCGCCGGGTGCACGCCGCCCGCTTCGCGGACGAGATCGAGGACACCTGCCTGCTGCTGGAGCACCTGCCGGTCTACACGGCGGGCCGGCGCACCGACCCCAGCGAGCGCCCGCTCGACGGCACCCCCGTCGTCGACGTGGACCGCGGCGGCAAGATCACCTGGCACGGGCCGGGCCAGCTGGTCGGCTACCCGATCATGAAGCTGCCCCGCCCGGTCGACGTGGTCGCGCACGTCCGCCGCCTCGAAGAGGCCCTGATCCGCACCGCCGCCGAATTCGGCCTGGAGACCACCCGGGTCGAGGGCCGCTCCGGCGTCTGGGTCCTGGGCGACCCCGTCGAGGAGCGCCCCGCGATCGGCGGGCTCTCCCTGGACTTCGACCCCCGGATCGGCGACGAGGAGTTCGACCCGCGGCTGAACGGCCCCGAGTACGCCCCGTCCAACGCCGGCCAGCGCCGCGAGGACCGCAAGCTCGCCGCCATCGGCATCCGGGTCGCCAAGGGCGTCACCATGCACGGCTTCGCGATCAACGTGAACCCGGACAGCACCTGGTTCGACCGGATCATCCCGTGCGGGATCCGGGACGCCGGTGTGACCTCGCTCTCCTACGAACTTGGCCGCGAGATCACCATCGCCGAGGTGCTGCCGGTGGCCGAGCGCCACCTGAAGGACGTACTGGAGCACGCGGAGCTGCGGCCCCGCGAAATCGAGTCGGTCGCGGGCGCCTAG
- the lipA gene encoding lipoyl synthase: MSAVAPDGRKMLRLEVRNAQTPIERKPEWIKTRAKMGPEYTKMQALVKGEGLHTVCQEAGCPNIYECWEDREATFLIGGDQCTRRCDFCQIDTGKPEALDRDEPRRVGESVVTMDLNYATITGVARDDLADGGAWLYAETVRQIHQQTAGRETGHTKVELLAPDFNAVPELLEEVFASRPEVFAHNVETVPRIFKRIRPGFRYERSLEVITKARAYGLVTKSNLILGMGEEREEVSQALKDLHEAGCELITITQYLRPSPRHHPVERWVKPAEFVELAKEAEEIGYSGVMSGPLVRSSYRAGRLYQQAMEKRSRV; encoded by the coding sequence GTGTCCGCAGTCGCACCCGACGGACGCAAGATGCTGCGCCTGGAGGTCCGTAACGCCCAGACCCCCATCGAGCGCAAGCCCGAGTGGATCAAGACCCGGGCGAAGATGGGTCCCGAGTACACCAAGATGCAGGCCCTGGTGAAGGGCGAAGGACTGCACACGGTGTGCCAGGAGGCCGGTTGTCCGAACATCTACGAATGCTGGGAGGACCGCGAGGCCACCTTCCTCATCGGTGGTGACCAGTGCACCCGGCGCTGTGACTTCTGCCAGATCGACACGGGCAAGCCCGAGGCGCTGGACCGTGACGAGCCGCGGCGCGTCGGCGAGTCCGTGGTCACGATGGACCTGAACTACGCCACCATCACGGGCGTCGCGCGCGACGACCTGGCCGACGGCGGCGCCTGGCTTTACGCGGAGACCGTGCGCCAGATCCACCAGCAGACGGCGGGCCGCGAGACCGGCCACACCAAGGTCGAGCTGCTGGCCCCCGACTTCAACGCGGTCCCGGAGCTGCTGGAGGAGGTCTTCGCCTCCCGCCCCGAGGTCTTCGCGCACAACGTCGAGACGGTGCCGCGGATCTTCAAGCGGATCCGCCCCGGTTTCCGCTACGAGCGCTCGCTCGAGGTGATCACCAAGGCCCGCGCCTACGGCCTGGTGACCAAGTCGAACCTGATCCTCGGCATGGGCGAGGAGCGCGAGGAGGTCTCGCAGGCCCTCAAGGACCTGCACGAGGCCGGCTGCGAGCTCATCACCATCACCCAGTACCTGCGGCCCTCGCCGCGGCACCACCCCGTCGAGCGCTGGGTGAAGCCGGCCGAGTTCGTGGAGCTGGCGAAGGAGGCCGAGGAGATCGGCTACTCCGGCGTGATGTCCGGCCCGCTGGTCCGGTCCTCGTACCGGGCGGGTCGCCTCTACCAGCAGGCGATGGAGAAGCGCAGTCGAGTCTGA
- a CDS encoding SCO2195 family GlnR-regulated protein — protein MQAAPVRAIAIPTFSDAFRGIESLLMSGARRNAWTAVLEDRKRAKDRVETEHVLEAAATRTPQAT, from the coding sequence ATGCAGGCCGCGCCCGTACGCGCCATTGCCATCCCGACCTTCTCCGACGCCTTCCGGGGGATCGAGTCCCTGCTGATGAGCGGGGCCCGTCGCAACGCCTGGACGGCGGTCCTGGAGGACCGCAAGCGGGCGAAGGACCGGGTCGAAACCGAACATGTACTTGAGGCCGCGGCTACCCGAACCCCGCAGGCCACGTAA
- a CDS encoding DUF4191 domain-containing protein — protein sequence MARKSNAETAANPGRLKQIALTYKMTRKADPKVGLIVAGVGIVTFGVFLAIGFLIGHELYLGILGFLVAFLAMAIVFGRRAERAAFGQMEGQPGAAAAVLDNVGRGWTTTPAIAMTRQQDIVHRAVGKAGVVLIAEGNPNRVKPLLANEKKKLARIMPDVPVHDFIVGTGEGEVPLKKVRTTLLKLPRVLAGPQITQVNDKLRAMGDLMSNMPLPKGPMPKGMKMPRGGKMR from the coding sequence ATGGCGAGGAAGTCAAACGCAGAGACTGCTGCGAACCCCGGGCGACTGAAGCAGATCGCCCTGACGTACAAGATGACGCGCAAGGCCGACCCGAAGGTCGGTCTGATCGTCGCGGGCGTGGGAATCGTCACCTTCGGTGTCTTTCTCGCGATCGGCTTCCTGATCGGGCACGAGCTCTACCTCGGCATCCTCGGATTCCTGGTGGCGTTCCTCGCGATGGCGATCGTCTTCGGACGTCGGGCCGAGCGGGCCGCCTTCGGGCAGATGGAAGGACAGCCGGGCGCGGCCGCGGCCGTACTGGACAACGTGGGACGGGGCTGGACGACCACCCCGGCGATCGCGATGACCCGACAGCAGGACATCGTCCACCGGGCCGTCGGCAAGGCCGGCGTCGTGCTGATCGCCGAGGGCAACCCGAACCGCGTGAAGCCGCTGCTCGCGAACGAGAAGAAGAAGCTGGCCCGGATCATGCCGGACGTGCCGGTGCACGACTTCATCGTGGGCACGGGCGAGGGCGAGGTGCCGCTCAAGAAGGTGCGCACCACCCTGCTCAAGCTGCCGCGCGTGCTGGCCGGACCGCAGATCACCCAGGTCAACGACAAGCTGCGGGCCATGGGTGACCTCATGAGCAACATGCCGCTGCCGAAGGGCCCCATGCCGAAGGGCATGAAGATGCCGCGCGGCGGAAAGATGCGCTGA
- a CDS encoding RDD family protein codes for MDNRQAIGSWLSGPRAAAEDMGVDFGYPGQQLGLPQQGPGSVARFGRRLGAVAIDWIGCQLIAYGLITGGNLAAAGNWTLGLFVALTILTVGTVGFTPGKRILGLRVVSESGGRLGVGRVVLRTVLLALVVPALIWDRDGRGLHDRLARAVQVRI; via the coding sequence GTGGACAACAGACAGGCAATCGGATCCTGGCTCTCCGGCCCCCGTGCGGCCGCCGAGGACATGGGCGTCGACTTCGGCTATCCGGGTCAGCAGCTCGGCCTGCCGCAGCAGGGGCCCGGCTCGGTGGCACGGTTCGGGCGCCGGCTCGGCGCCGTCGCCATCGACTGGATCGGCTGCCAGCTGATTGCCTACGGGCTGATCACCGGCGGCAACCTGGCCGCGGCGGGCAACTGGACCCTCGGGCTCTTCGTGGCCCTCACCATCCTGACGGTCGGCACCGTGGGCTTCACCCCCGGCAAGCGGATCCTCGGCCTCCGGGTGGTCTCGGAGTCCGGCGGCCGCCTCGGCGTCGGCCGGGTGGTCCTGCGGACGGTGCTGCTGGCCCTGGTCGTCCCGGCGCTGATCTGGGACCGGGACGGCCGCGGCCTGCACGACCGGCTGGCCCGCGCGGTCCAGGTCCGCATCTAG
- the glnA gene encoding type I glutamate--ammonia ligase, whose translation MFKNADEVKQYIEENDVKFVDVRFCDLPGVMQHFTIPARAFDPAEELAFDGSSIRGFQAIHESDMALRADITTARLDPFRKDKTLNINFFIHDPITGEAYSRDPRNIAKKAEAYLASTGIADTAFFGPEAEFYVFDSVRFATSANEGFYHIDSEAGAWNTGSEENNRGYKVRYKGGYFPVAPVDHFADLRAEISLELDAQGLQVERQHHEVGTGGQAEINYKFNTLLAAADDLMLFKYVVKNVAWRNGKTATFMPKPIFGDNGSGMHVHQSLWANGDPLFYDEAGYAGLSDTARYYIGGILKHAPSLLAFTNPTVNSYHRLVPGFEAPVNMVYSQRNRSAAMRIPITGSNPKAKRVEFRAPDPSSNPYLAFSALLLAGLDGIKNKIEPMEPIDKDLYELSPDEHASVPQVPTSLEDVLKALEADHEYLLAGGVFTPDLIETWIDYKRTHEIAPIALRPHPHEFEMYFDI comes from the coding sequence ATGTTCAAGAACGCCGACGAAGTGAAGCAGTACATCGAGGAGAACGACGTCAAGTTCGTTGATGTCCGCTTCTGCGACCTGCCTGGTGTGATGCAGCACTTCACCATCCCGGCGCGAGCGTTCGACCCGGCGGAGGAGCTCGCCTTCGACGGATCCTCGATCCGCGGCTTCCAGGCGATCCACGAGTCCGACATGGCTCTGCGCGCCGACATCACCACCGCGCGGCTGGACCCGTTCCGCAAGGACAAGACGCTCAACATCAACTTCTTCATCCACGACCCGATCACGGGTGAGGCCTACAGCCGCGACCCACGCAACATCGCGAAGAAGGCCGAGGCGTACCTCGCCTCCACCGGCATCGCCGACACCGCGTTCTTCGGCCCCGAGGCCGAGTTCTACGTGTTCGACAGCGTGCGCTTCGCGACCTCCGCGAACGAGGGCTTCTACCACATCGACTCCGAGGCCGGCGCCTGGAACACGGGCTCCGAGGAGAACAACCGTGGTTACAAGGTCCGCTACAAGGGCGGCTACTTCCCGGTAGCCCCGGTCGACCACTTCGCCGACCTGCGCGCCGAGATCTCCCTCGAGCTGGACGCCCAGGGCCTCCAGGTCGAGCGCCAGCACCACGAGGTCGGCACCGGCGGCCAGGCCGAGATCAACTACAAGTTCAACACGCTGCTCGCCGCGGCCGACGACCTGATGCTCTTCAAGTACGTCGTGAAGAACGTCGCCTGGCGCAACGGCAAGACCGCGACCTTCATGCCGAAGCCGATCTTCGGTGACAACGGCTCGGGCATGCACGTGCACCAGTCGCTGTGGGCGAACGGCGACCCGCTGTTCTACGACGAGGCCGGCTACGCGGGCCTGTCGGACACCGCCCGCTACTACATCGGCGGCATCCTCAAGCACGCCCCGTCGCTGCTGGCGTTCACCAACCCGACGGTGAACTCCTACCACCGCCTGGTCCCGGGCTTCGAGGCGCCGGTCAACATGGTGTACTCGCAGCGCAACCGCTCCGCCGCCATGCGCATCCCGATCACGGGCTCGAACCCGAAGGCCAAGCGCGTCGAGTTCCGCGCCCCGGACCCGTCGTCCAACCCGTACCTCGCCTTCTCGGCGCTGCTGCTGGCGGGCCTCGACGGCATCAAGAACAAGATCGAGCCGATGGAGCCGATCGACAAGGACCTCTACGAGCTCTCGCCCGACGAGCACGCGAGCGTCCCGCAGGTCCCGACCAGCCTCGAGGACGTCCTCAAGGCCCTGGAGGCCGACCACGAGTACCTCCTGGCCGGCGGTGTCTTCACCCCCGACCTGATCGAGACCTGGATCGACTACAAGCGCACGCACGAGATCGCCCCGATCGCCCTGCGCCCGCACCCGCACGAGTTCGAGATGTACTTCGACATCTAA
- a CDS encoding TetR/AcrR family transcriptional regulator codes for MRSPRPYSPQAGPGAQSLTERRKAATQLDIARAACELFAEHGPDGTTAEDIAHRAGVALRTFYRYFRNKQEAVAPLLAGGGDAWRALLAEEVPGTPLGEALERAVTRSLSGQHAVEEGLEVTRGLLRAAADDQALRAVWYRVNQDSEENLVPVITRLVGPEADALEVRLLAAAATDAIRVSLELWSTTDAPVSGPGSPAELAVRCLRDLTGAMPLLLD; via the coding sequence GTGAGATCCCCTCGCCCGTACTCTCCCCAGGCCGGCCCCGGAGCCCAATCGCTGACCGAGCGCCGCAAGGCCGCCACCCAGCTCGACATCGCCCGCGCGGCCTGCGAACTGTTCGCCGAACACGGCCCGGACGGCACCACCGCCGAGGACATCGCCCACCGCGCGGGGGTGGCCCTGCGCACCTTCTACCGCTACTTCCGCAACAAGCAGGAGGCCGTGGCGCCGCTGCTGGCGGGCGGCGGCGACGCCTGGCGCGCACTGCTCGCCGAGGAGGTCCCCGGCACCCCGCTGGGCGAGGCGCTGGAACGCGCGGTCACCCGGTCGCTGAGCGGACAGCATGCGGTCGAGGAGGGCCTGGAGGTGACCCGCGGCCTGCTGCGCGCGGCGGCGGACGACCAGGCCCTGCGCGCGGTCTGGTACCGCGTGAACCAGGACTCCGAGGAGAACCTGGTCCCGGTGATCACCCGCCTGGTGGGGCCGGAGGCCGACGCCCTGGAGGTGCGCCTGCTCGCCGCGGCCGCCACGGACGCGATCCGCGTCTCGCTGGAGCTGTGGTCGACGACGGACGCCCCGGTATCGGGTCCCGGCTCCCCCGCGGAACTCGCGGTCCGCTGCCTGCGGGACCTCACAGGGGCGATGCCCCTGCTCCTGGACTGA
- a CDS encoding SDR family NAD(P)-dependent oxidoreductase, translated as MNRYEGRRVLITGGGSGIGRATVHRILAEGGRVHTVDVDEAGLKATADRAAAGGHLAAVAGGGHADRLTTALLDISDENAVKEGVAAAVDALGGIDVLVNAAGILRSAHTHETTLDLWNRVIGVNLTGTFLMIRESLPALLAGDRPAVVNFSSTSASFAHPYMSAYAASKGGIQSMTHALAAEYSKQGLRFVSVAPGSIESGMTTGNGPGLPEDTDWSLFTKLAPALGQGFAGPQTVAGVVAMLGSEDGAFITGTEIRIDGGTHY; from the coding sequence ATGAACCGTTACGAAGGACGTCGTGTCCTCATCACCGGCGGTGGTTCCGGCATCGGCCGGGCCACCGTCCACCGCATCCTCGCCGAGGGCGGCCGGGTCCACACCGTGGACGTCGACGAGGCCGGCCTGAAGGCCACCGCCGACCGGGCAGCCGCAGGGGGGCACCTCGCGGCGGTAGCTGGGGGAGGCCACGCGGACCGGCTCACCACCGCGCTCCTCGACATATCCGACGAGAACGCCGTCAAGGAGGGTGTGGCCGCCGCGGTCGACGCCCTCGGCGGGATCGACGTACTGGTCAATGCCGCTGGCATCCTGCGCTCCGCGCACACCCACGAGACCACGCTCGACCTGTGGAACCGGGTCATCGGGGTCAACCTGACCGGCACCTTCCTGATGATCCGCGAGTCCCTCCCGGCGCTGCTCGCCGGCGACCGGCCGGCCGTCGTGAACTTCAGCTCCACCTCGGCGTCCTTCGCCCACCCCTACATGTCCGCGTACGCGGCCAGCAAGGGCGGCATCCAGTCCATGACCCACGCGCTGGCCGCCGAGTACAGCAAGCAGGGGCTGCGCTTCGTCAGCGTCGCACCCGGCTCCATCGAGAGCGGCATGACCACCGGCAACGGCCCCGGCCTGCCGGAGGACACCGACTGGTCCCTCTTCACCAAGCTCGCCCCGGCCCTCGGCCAGGGCTTCGCCGGCCCGCAGACCGTCGCCGGCGTCGTCGCCATGCTGGGCTCCGAGGACGGTGCGTTCATCACCGGCACGGAGATCCGCATCGACGGCGGTACGCACTACTGA
- a CDS encoding DUF4240 domain-containing protein, whose amino-acid sequence MDETEFWEIVDCSREAADGDPEEHAELLVERLAQLDPDSVLDFARHFESRYNRAYTWDLWGAAWVLLDGASDDAFDYFRCWLIGQGREVFEGGVHDPDQLAELLGDFDEEIDGDGEELGYAADEAYEQLTGAVAPDLGVPLQAAEPEGTPLDFENEAVLAERFPRLWDRFRA is encoded by the coding sequence ATGGACGAGACGGAGTTCTGGGAGATCGTGGATTGTTCCCGCGAGGCCGCCGACGGCGACCCCGAGGAACACGCCGAGCTGCTCGTGGAGCGGCTCGCACAGCTCGACCCGGACTCCGTCCTGGACTTCGCCCGGCACTTCGAGTCCCGGTACAACCGGGCGTACACCTGGGATCTGTGGGGCGCGGCCTGGGTACTGCTCGACGGGGCGAGCGACGACGCCTTCGACTACTTCCGCTGCTGGCTCATCGGCCAGGGCCGCGAGGTGTTCGAGGGCGGGGTGCACGATCCCGACCAGCTGGCGGAACTCCTGGGCGACTTCGACGAGGAGATCGACGGGGACGGCGAGGAGCTCGGGTACGCGGCCGACGAGGCGTACGAGCAGCTGACCGGGGCCGTGGCGCCCGATCTGGGCGTCCCGCTGCAGGCGGCCGAGCCGGAGGGCACCCCGCTGGACTTCGAGAACGAAGCCGTGCTCGCGGAGCGCTTCCCCCGGCTGTGGGACCGGTTCCGCGCCTGA
- the aceE gene encoding pyruvate dehydrogenase (acetyl-transferring), homodimeric type, with translation MSDPVGKLPSELDQLPDRDTEETAEWAASLDAVAQAAGTRRAEYLLRRTLQHAEAAGLALPKLLETDYVNTIPTAAEPEFPGDEEMEARITAWNRWNAAAMVTRGSKYGVGGHIATFASAAWLYETGFQHFFRGKEADGSGDQLYIQGHASPGIYARAFLDGRISEQQLDNFRQESGGNGLPSYPHPRRLPWLWEFPTVSMGLGPLSAIYQARFNRYLQNRSIKDTANSHVWAFLGDGEMDEPESTAALALASREQLDNLTFVINCNLQRLDGPVRANFRVVQELEAQFRGAGWNVIKSLWGSAWDELFQLDTTGALVRRLREVPDAQFQTYATRDVAYIRDHFFGANPELVQLAGVLTDAKIAECFHSSRGGHEPRKVYAAYKAALEHKGAPTVILAQTVKGYTLGAGFESKNANHQMKKLTIDEFKDMRDLLGLPIPDSAFADGQVPYGHPGANSPEVQYLNERRAALGGPAPARKVKQVALPAPADRSFAPLLKGSGKQEMATTMAFVRLVKDLMRDKETGKRWVPIVPDEARTFGMESLFPSAGIYSPLGQTYEPVDRDQLMYYKEAKDGQILNEGITEAGAMADFIAACTSYATHGEPMIPFYIFYSMFGWQRTADQMWQLADQLGKGFIVGATAGRTTLTGEGLQHADGHSHLIASTNPASLNYDPAFAYEIAVIVKDGLRRMYGESPEDVFYYLTVYNEPKVQPAMPEGVEEGIIKGLYRFNTAADLAEAAPAADAPKVQLMASGTAIHWILEAQKLLAAEWNVAADVWSATSWGELRREALECDEALLRGEVRTPYVTRALEGAAGPVLAVSDWMRQVPDQISQWVEQDYTSLGTDGFGLSDTREGARRHFGVDAQSIVVAALAQLARRGEVPASAVKEARERYGL, from the coding sequence ATGTCCGACCCCGTAGGAAAGCTTCCGAGCGAGCTCGACCAGCTCCCGGACCGCGACACCGAGGAGACCGCCGAATGGGCGGCCTCCCTCGACGCCGTCGCCCAGGCCGCCGGTACGCGCCGCGCCGAATACCTGCTCCGCCGCACGCTCCAGCACGCCGAGGCCGCCGGCCTCGCCCTGCCCAAGCTGCTGGAGACGGACTACGTCAACACCATCCCGACCGCCGCGGAGCCCGAGTTCCCCGGTGACGAGGAGATGGAAGCCAGGATCACCGCCTGGAACCGCTGGAACGCGGCCGCCATGGTGACCCGCGGCTCCAAGTACGGCGTCGGCGGCCACATCGCCACCTTCGCCTCCGCCGCGTGGCTCTACGAGACCGGCTTCCAGCACTTCTTCCGCGGGAAGGAGGCCGACGGATCGGGCGACCAGCTCTACATCCAGGGCCACGCCTCCCCCGGCATCTACGCCCGCGCCTTCCTCGACGGCCGGATCTCCGAGCAGCAGCTCGACAACTTCCGCCAGGAGTCCGGCGGCAACGGCCTGCCGTCCTACCCGCACCCGCGGCGCCTGCCGTGGCTGTGGGAGTTCCCGACGGTGTCCATGGGCCTCGGCCCGCTCTCCGCGATCTACCAGGCGCGCTTCAACCGCTACCTGCAGAACCGGAGCATCAAGGACACCGCGAACTCGCACGTCTGGGCCTTCCTGGGCGACGGCGAGATGGACGAGCCCGAGTCGACCGCCGCCCTGGCCCTCGCCTCCCGCGAGCAGCTCGACAACCTGACCTTCGTCATCAACTGCAACCTGCAGCGCCTCGACGGTCCGGTTCGCGCCAACTTCCGCGTGGTCCAGGAGCTGGAGGCCCAGTTCCGCGGCGCCGGCTGGAACGTCATCAAGTCGCTGTGGGGCTCCGCCTGGGACGAGCTGTTCCAGCTCGACACCACGGGCGCCCTGGTACGCCGCCTGCGCGAGGTACCGGACGCGCAGTTCCAGACGTACGCGACCCGCGACGTGGCCTACATCCGCGACCACTTCTTCGGTGCCAACCCCGAGCTGGTCCAGCTCGCCGGCGTGCTCACCGACGCGAAGATCGCCGAGTGCTTCCACAGCTCCCGCGGCGGCCACGAGCCCCGCAAGGTCTACGCCGCCTACAAGGCCGCCCTGGAGCACAAGGGCGCGCCGACGGTCATCCTCGCGCAGACCGTCAAGGGCTACACGCTGGGCGCCGGGTTCGAGTCGAAGAACGCGAACCACCAGATGAAGAAGCTGACGATCGACGAGTTCAAGGACATGCGTGACCTCCTTGGCCTCCCGATCCCGGACAGCGCCTTCGCCGACGGCCAGGTCCCGTACGGCCACCCGGGCGCGAACAGCCCCGAGGTCCAGTACCTGAACGAGCGCCGCGCGGCGCTCGGCGGCCCCGCCCCGGCCCGCAAGGTCAAGCAGGTGGCCCTGCCCGCCCCCGCGGACCGCTCCTTCGCCCCGCTGCTCAAGGGCTCCGGCAAGCAGGAGATGGCCACCACCATGGCCTTCGTCCGGCTCGTCAAGGACCTGATGCGGGACAAGGAGACCGGCAAGCGCTGGGTGCCGATCGTCCCCGACGAGGCCCGTACCTTCGGTATGGAGTCCCTCTTCCCGTCGGCCGGCATCTACTCGCCGCTGGGCCAGACGTACGAGCCGGTCGACCGCGACCAGCTGATGTACTACAAGGAGGCCAAGGACGGCCAGATCCTCAACGAGGGGATCACCGAGGCCGGCGCCATGGCCGACTTCATCGCCGCCTGCACGTCGTACGCGACGCACGGCGAGCCGATGATCCCGTTCTACATCTTCTACTCGATGTTCGGCTGGCAGCGCACCGCCGACCAGATGTGGCAGCTCGCCGACCAGCTCGGCAAGGGCTTCATCGTCGGCGCCACCGCCGGCCGCACCACGCTGACCGGTGAGGGCCTCCAGCACGCGGACGGCCACTCGCACCTGATCGCGTCCACGAACCCGGCGTCGCTCAACTACGACCCGGCCTTCGCGTACGAGATCGCGGTGATCGTCAAGGACGGTCTGCGCCGGATGTACGGCGAGAGCCCGGAAGACGTCTTCTACTACCTGACGGTCTACAACGAGCCGAAGGTGCAGCCCGCGATGCCCGAGGGCGTCGAGGAAGGCATCATCAAGGGTCTGTACCGCTTCAACACGGCGGCCGACCTGGCCGAGGCGGCCCCGGCCGCCGACGCCCCCAAGGTCCAGCTGATGGCTTCGGGTACCGCGATCCACTGGATCCTGGAGGCGCAGAAGCTGCTCGCCGCCGAGTGGAACGTGGCCGCCGACGTCTGGTCCGCCACCTCCTGGGGCGAGCTGCGGCGCGAGGCGCTGGAGTGCGACGAGGCGCTGCTGCGCGGCGAGGTCCGCACGCCGTACGTCACCCGTGCGCTGGAAGGTGCGGCCGGCCCCGTCCTGGCCGTCTCCGACTGGATGCGGCAGGTCCCGGACCAGATCAGCCAGTGGGTCGAGCAGGACTACACCTCGCTCGGTACGGATGGCTTCGGCCTGTCCGACACCCGTGAGGGCGCCCGCCGCCACTTCGGTGTCGACGCCCAGTCGATCGTGGTGGCCGCGCTGGCCCAGCTCGCCCGCCGCGGCGAGGTACCGGCGTCCGCCGTCAAGGAGGCCCGGGAGCGCTACGGCCTCTGA
- a CDS encoding GntR family transcriptional regulator, translating into MTPPVVHSLREQIREHIVEGIVSGRWKPGERIVERRIAVELEVSQTPVREALRELETLRLIESAPNKGVRVRNLSAADLEEIYPVRAGLEQIAAELAAPRLATDCSALEPHVAALWEADRTEDGTAQVRHTVGFHREMVRAAGNSVLLHTWESLGIEVFTALSIRWLGTVQKSYAEEHAALVEAFRSQDPDIGVLVKRHVLGCAPRA; encoded by the coding sequence ATCACCCCACCCGTCGTGCACTCGCTGCGCGAGCAGATCCGCGAGCACATCGTGGAGGGGATCGTCAGCGGGCGCTGGAAGCCCGGCGAGCGCATCGTCGAGCGGCGGATCGCCGTGGAGCTGGAGGTCAGCCAGACGCCCGTGCGCGAGGCCCTGCGCGAGCTGGAGACGCTGCGGCTGATCGAGTCGGCGCCGAACAAGGGCGTGCGCGTACGGAACCTGTCCGCGGCCGACCTGGAGGAGATCTACCCGGTCCGGGCCGGTCTGGAGCAGATCGCTGCCGAGCTGGCCGCCCCGCGGCTGGCGACCGACTGCTCGGCGCTGGAGCCGCACGTGGCGGCGCTCTGGGAGGCCGACCGGACGGAGGACGGGACCGCGCAGGTGCGGCACACCGTCGGGTTCCACCGGGAGATGGTCCGGGCGGCCGGGAACAGCGTGCTGCTGCACACCTGGGAGAGCCTGGGCATCGAGGTCTTCACGGCCCTGTCGATCCGCTGGCTGGGGACCGTCCAGAAGTCGTACGCGGAGGAGCACGCGGCCCTCGTCGAGGCGTTCCGCAGTCAGGATCCGGACATCGGTGTGCTCGTGAAGCGGCATGTACTGGGGTGCGCCCCGCGCGCCTGA